The Rubrobacter indicoceani genome has a segment encoding these proteins:
- a CDS encoding class II fructose-bisphosphate aldolase: MREKVDARKLVYDARAGGYAVGAINHHNDETAQAILLGAKDAGAPVFMQIGRAIIPHLGIRKAYEMIRRSEEETGATCVIHLDHGSYDEVVEALKLGVDSIMYDGAHLPFEENIATTRKVVEAAHFLGVPVEAELGKIPEVRDLESVEWEDYYTDTDEAARFVEETGIDYLAISVGIFHGISSTTEPKLDMERIEALVEKTGVPLVLHGVSGLPDEMVRGAVSRGVAKLNIDTELRLKFREGIEAVWSEGDRHLEAALSEGRSRMRAEVSRKLRLFGGFGG; this comes from the coding sequence TTGAGAGAGAAAGTGGACGCCCGAAAACTCGTATACGACGCCAGGGCGGGCGGGTATGCAGTCGGGGCGATAAACCATCACAACGACGAGACGGCTCAGGCTATACTTCTCGGCGCAAAGGACGCGGGCGCACCGGTCTTTATGCAGATAGGCCGCGCCATCATCCCGCATCTGGGGATCCGAAAAGCCTACGAGATGATCCGCCGGAGCGAGGAGGAGACGGGGGCGACCTGCGTTATACACCTCGACCACGGAAGCTACGATGAGGTCGTCGAGGCCCTGAAGCTGGGCGTTGACTCCATCATGTACGACGGGGCGCACCTTCCGTTTGAGGAGAACATCGCGACGACCCGCAAGGTTGTGGAGGCTGCTCATTTTCTCGGCGTTCCGGTAGAGGCGGAGCTCGGGAAGATCCCGGAGGTCAGGGACCTCGAAAGCGTTGAGTGGGAAGATTATTACACCGATACGGACGAGGCAGCCCGTTTCGTGGAGGAGACCGGTATAGACTACCTCGCCATCTCGGTCGGTATCTTTCACGGCATCTCGTCCACCACGGAGCCGAAGCTCGACATGGAGCGCATAGAGGCTCTTGTGGAGAAGACCGGGGTTCCGCTGGTCCTGCACGGCGTCTCCGGTCTGCCGGACGAGATGGTCCGGGGCGCGGTCTCAAGGGGCGTTGCGAAGCTGAACATAGACACGGAGTTGCGGCTCAAGTTCCGCGAGGGTATCGAGGCCGTGTGGAGCGAGGGGGACCGACACCTGGAGGCGGCCCTGTCGGAAGGGCGCAGCAGGATGCGCGCGGAGGTCTCCCGCAAGCTCAGGCTCTTCGGGGGCTTCGGGGGGTGA
- a CDS encoding FAD binding domain-containing protein has protein sequence MIPKEFEYLAPTSIEEAVGLLQEHGGRAKVLAGGHGLIPRMKRRLEEPRVLMDVGRIPELRGIRRENGCVVIGATTTHAELEAATDLLGAVHILPQTAGVVADPLVRNRGTFGGSLADAESAADWPAVVLALDATLHAVGPNGARSIPARGFFLGLMETALKPEEILTSIEVAVPEAPPGGWVGMRYEKLTHPASGYAVVGVAAVVTADERGICRSCRVAVTGACSRATRATATEDLLVGGLLVSEAISRAAGQAAEGLDLVGDHHASASYRKHLVTVYAERALLASAPSS, from the coding sequence ATGATCCCGAAGGAGTTCGAGTACCTGGCGCCCACGAGCATCGAGGAGGCTGTAGGTCTGCTGCAAGAGCACGGTGGCCGAGCGAAGGTGCTGGCCGGTGGGCACGGCCTGATCCCGAGGATGAAACGCCGCCTGGAAGAGCCTCGAGTGCTTATGGACGTGGGCCGCATCCCCGAGTTGCGCGGCATCCGCCGGGAGAACGGCTGCGTGGTCATCGGGGCGACGACCACGCATGCGGAACTGGAAGCGGCGACGGACCTTTTGGGCGCTGTTCACATCCTGCCGCAGACGGCCGGGGTCGTGGCCGACCCGCTGGTGCGCAACCGCGGCACCTTCGGAGGCTCGCTCGCGGACGCGGAGTCCGCCGCCGACTGGCCGGCGGTGGTGCTGGCGCTGGACGCCACCCTGCACGCTGTTGGGCCGAACGGCGCCCGCTCCATTCCGGCCCGGGGCTTCTTCCTGGGCTTGATGGAGACGGCCCTGAAACCGGAGGAGATCCTGACCAGCATAGAGGTTGCGGTCCCCGAGGCCCCCCCCGGAGGTTGGGTCGGCATGCGCTACGAGAAGCTCACCCACCCGGCCTCCGGCTACGCCGTCGTCGGTGTAGCTGCGGTCGTTACGGCCGACGAGCGAGGCATCTGCCGATCGTGCCGCGTCGCCGTTACGGGGGCCTGCTCAAGAGCGACGCGTGCCACCGCCACTGAGGATCTCCTCGTGGGCGGGTTGCTTGTATCAGAGGCCATATCCCGGGCCGCTGGCCAAGCCGCCGAGGGGCTCGATCTCGTGGGCGATCACCACGCCTCGGCGTCCTACCGCAAGCACCTCGTCACTGTGTATGCCGAGCGTGCGCTCCTGGCCTCCGCCCCCTCGTCGTGA
- a CDS encoding xanthine dehydrogenase family protein molybdopterin-binding subunit, which yields MTQTHGGTGRYFGQEVKRREDLRHLTGRGRFTDDLSPAGTLHAAVLRSPHAHARIGSVEAEAARKMPGVVAVFTGADLKDRVAPLPPSWLLPGMSVPEHPALAYETVRFVGDGVAVVVAENRYAARDALDLIQVGYEPLPAVLGAEEAAKPGASELHKNVPGNVAFVFPARGGNYKRAAKKADVLVRQRLVNQRVVPNALETRTVLAEYDPGTEHLTVHTSTQGPHNIKRLTAGILRFPEHRLRVVAPDVGGGFGSKLHLYPEEVLCAFLARELERPVKWTESRSESFLATNHGRDHVQNVEVAANRDGTITGVKATVYANLGAYLSGMGPGVPSVNFAMMVSGTYRISNIDVKVYGVLTNTPRVDTYRGAGRPEATYLIERAVDLVARKLVMDPAEVRRKNFIPKDAFPYKAPNSAFAYDSGDYGPNLEKALEMVGYADLRQRQQELRQEGRYLGIGIASYTEFTGIGPGWVLNMAGFEYGGWEYARVVVHPTGAVTIYTGSADHGQGHATSYAQIAADALGLSMEDVEVVEGDTARVQFGNGTFNSRSMPVGGVAIKICCDKIVAKARRIAAHALNARKADVVYDEGEFRMGDASGALGKAARTALKTRRTIVGTAVRAVSGLDLPRAETSGGAVSWAEVARLAHFVSDYPSGLEPGLDEKTFYQPRGMTFPFGTYVAVVEVDAGTGGISFERFVAVDDCGPVINPLLARGQVHGGIAQGIGQALLEGAEYDEAGRPVTDSFWNYAMPRAGHLPRFETAHTVTPSPVNPLGVKGIGEAGTIAAPPAVVNAVVDALSPFGVTHLDMPVTPEKVWRAIKDARREEAPKNGGGA from the coding sequence ATGACGCAGACACACGGCGGAACCGGACGCTATTTCGGGCAGGAGGTCAAGCGGCGCGAGGATCTGAGGCATCTCACCGGGCGGGGCCGGTTCACCGACGACCTCTCCCCGGCCGGTACGCTTCACGCCGCCGTTTTGCGCTCGCCGCACGCCCACGCGCGCATCGGGAGCGTCGAAGCCGAAGCGGCGCGGAAGATGCCGGGGGTGGTCGCCGTCTTTACCGGCGCCGACCTGAAGGACCGCGTTGCTCCGCTTCCCCCAAGCTGGCTGCTGCCCGGCATGAGCGTGCCGGAGCACCCTGCGCTCGCTTACGAGACGGTACGGTTCGTCGGCGACGGTGTGGCGGTCGTGGTCGCTGAGAACCGCTACGCAGCGCGCGACGCACTCGACCTTATCCAGGTCGGGTACGAGCCGCTCCCTGCGGTGCTGGGTGCCGAGGAGGCGGCGAAGCCCGGCGCCTCAGAACTGCACAAGAACGTCCCGGGCAATGTGGCCTTCGTCTTTCCGGCCCGGGGCGGCAACTACAAAAGGGCAGCAAAGAAGGCCGACGTGCTCGTCCGTCAGAGGCTCGTCAACCAGCGGGTGGTGCCGAACGCGCTGGAGACGCGGACGGTGCTGGCGGAATACGACCCCGGCACCGAGCATCTCACCGTCCATACCTCGACGCAGGGGCCGCACAACATCAAGCGCCTGACCGCCGGGATCCTGCGCTTCCCGGAGCACAGGCTCCGCGTCGTAGCCCCGGACGTAGGCGGCGGCTTCGGCTCCAAGCTGCACCTCTACCCGGAGGAGGTTCTGTGCGCGTTCCTGGCGCGTGAGCTGGAGAGGCCCGTCAAGTGGACCGAGTCGCGCTCGGAGAGTTTTCTTGCAACCAACCACGGGCGCGACCACGTCCAGAACGTCGAGGTAGCAGCCAACAGGGACGGGACCATCACGGGCGTCAAGGCGACGGTCTACGCCAACCTCGGCGCGTACCTCTCGGGGATGGGACCGGGGGTGCCGAGCGTCAACTTCGCGATGATGGTCAGCGGCACCTACAGGATCTCCAACATCGACGTGAAGGTTTACGGCGTGCTCACCAACACCCCGCGGGTGGACACCTACCGGGGCGCCGGGCGGCCCGAGGCGACCTACCTGATCGAACGCGCGGTGGACCTGGTGGCCCGAAAGTTAGTCATGGACCCCGCCGAGGTGCGTCGCAAGAACTTTATCCCGAAGGACGCTTTCCCTTACAAGGCACCCAACAGCGCCTTTGCCTACGACTCAGGCGACTACGGACCCAACCTCGAGAAGGCCCTTGAGATGGTCGGCTACGCGGACCTGCGCCAGCGGCAGCAGGAACTCAGACAAGAGGGCCGCTACCTCGGCATCGGCATCGCGAGTTACACCGAGTTCACCGGTATCGGGCCGGGCTGGGTCCTCAACATGGCCGGCTTCGAGTACGGCGGGTGGGAGTACGCGCGCGTCGTCGTACATCCGACCGGCGCGGTTACGATCTACACGGGGTCCGCGGATCACGGCCAGGGGCACGCCACGAGCTACGCACAGATCGCGGCGGACGCCCTCGGTCTATCTATGGAGGACGTCGAGGTGGTCGAGGGGGACACCGCCCGGGTGCAGTTCGGCAACGGCACCTTCAACTCCCGCTCAATGCCCGTCGGCGGGGTAGCCATCAAGATATGCTGCGACAAGATCGTCGCGAAGGCGCGTCGCATCGCGGCTCACGCCCTGAACGCGCGCAAGGCCGATGTCGTCTACGACGAAGGCGAGTTCCGCATGGGCGACGCATCCGGTGCTCTGGGTAAGGCAGCCCGAACGGCTCTGAAGACCCGACGAACGATCGTCGGGACGGCCGTTCGGGCCGTGAGCGGGCTGGACCTGCCGAGGGCTGAGACCTCTGGCGGCGCCGTAAGCTGGGCGGAGGTCGCGCGTCTGGCACACTTTGTTTCCGATTATCCGTCCGGCCTCGAACCCGGGCTCGACGAGAAGACCTTCTACCAGCCGAGGGGCATGACCTTCCCCTTCGGCACCTACGTCGCGGTCGTCGAGGTGGACGCGGGGACGGGCGGGATCTCCTTCGAGAGGTTCGTCGCTGTGGACGACTGCGGCCCCGTCATCAACCCGCTCCTGGCCCGGGGGCAGGTCCACGGCGGCATAGCGCAGGGCATAGGTCAGGCCCTTCTCGAAGGTGCCGAGTACGACGAGGCGGGGAGACCCGTGACCGACTCGTTCTGGAACTACGCCATGCCCCGCGCCGGGCACCTGCCCCGCTTCGAGACCGCCCACACCGTCACACCGTCTCCGGTCAACCCGCTCGGCGTCAAGGGCATCGGCGAGGCCGGCACGATCGCGGCGCCGCCTGCGGTGGTGAACGCCGTGGTGGACGCACTCTCGCCTTTCGGCGTAACCCACCTCGACATGCCGGTTACGCCCGAGAAGGTCTGGCGGGCTATTAAGGATGCGCGAAGGGAAGAAGCACCGAAGAACGGAGGCGGCGCATGA
- a CDS encoding (2Fe-2S)-binding protein, with product MNSHEISLTVNGKTRRSEVEPRVLLVHHLRDGLGVTSPHVGCDTGQCGACTVLIDGRAVKSCTVFAVQADGSEIVTVDGLTGENGGLHPLQKSFKEKHGLQCGYCTPGMILSAHDLLEKTPDPSEEEIRSHLKGNFCRCTGYQNIVEAVRHAAEELSERDAAMEVAR from the coding sequence GTGAACAGCCACGAAATCTCCCTGACGGTCAACGGAAAGACCCGCCGGAGCGAAGTCGAGCCGCGCGTTCTCCTCGTCCACCACCTGCGCGACGGCCTCGGAGTGACGAGCCCCCACGTCGGCTGCGACACGGGCCAGTGCGGCGCCTGCACCGTCCTGATAGACGGCCGGGCCGTCAAGTCCTGTACCGTCTTCGCCGTGCAGGCGGACGGCTCGGAGATCGTCACGGTGGACGGTCTCACCGGCGAAAATGGCGGTCTGCATCCCCTGCAGAAGAGTTTTAAAGAGAAGCATGGGCTGCAGTGTGGCTACTGCACGCCCGGCATGATCCTGAGCGCCCACGACCTTCTGGAGAAGACTCCAGATCCTTCCGAAGAGGAGATTCGAAGCCACCTCAAGGGCAACTTCTGCCGATGCACCGGCTACCAGAACATCGTCGAGGCGGTCCGGCACGCCGCCGAAGAGCTCTCCGAACGAGACGCGGCCATGGAGGTTGCGCGATGA
- a CDS encoding MFS transporter translates to MSPDQNARLKWRVLGVVGLGAFLSTLNITIVNVALPSIAEDLRVGIDDVQLVVLGYLLALGTLLLAFGRLGDIVGYRRVYVWGLAVFGVASLLCGLSENVWALSGFRVLQGVGSGMVQAIGPALLVRVFPAEERGKAQGLFAISIALGITVGPTLGAFLTEWLSWSWVFLVNAPLCLLGIVWSLRVLPVERRAEGRTFDPLGAFLLFGATSTLLLAVLGGGRWGWTSPMELVLVVAFLLLGAAFVATERRVSQPMLDLGLLRIRAVWAGNVSVLVAFATLFTATFLIPFYLQDVRGFSVIETGLFLTPLPLATLLVAPFGGTLSDRVGSRILTASGTAFIGGGLLLLTGIDASSGAFGLVWRLAVAGVGLGLFIGANQSLVLGAVPSDRLGMTSGMLAQVRNMGQAFGVALAGAVVAARLSFHTRELAGTLPDGLVQRDAFVLAIHDAFYVGAIICILGILVSLISERRKTTPVNAEAAPPVPARKPKDIERTQAP, encoded by the coding sequence ATGAGCCCGGATCAAAACGCTCGCCTCAAGTGGAGGGTGCTCGGGGTGGTCGGGCTCGGCGCCTTTCTGTCCACCCTGAACATAACCATCGTCAACGTCGCCCTGCCGAGCATCGCAGAGGACCTCCGGGTCGGAATAGACGACGTGCAGCTCGTGGTGCTGGGCTACCTCCTGGCCCTCGGGACGCTGCTTCTGGCCTTCGGACGGCTGGGCGACATCGTCGGTTACAGAAGGGTGTACGTGTGGGGCCTTGCCGTCTTCGGCGTCGCGAGCCTTTTGTGCGGGCTTTCAGAGAACGTCTGGGCCCTCTCGGGCTTCCGGGTCTTGCAGGGGGTTGGATCCGGGATGGTGCAGGCCATCGGACCGGCCCTGCTCGTGCGGGTGTTCCCGGCGGAGGAGCGAGGCAAGGCTCAGGGGCTGTTTGCGATCAGCATCGCCCTGGGCATCACCGTGGGGCCGACGCTGGGTGCATTTCTGACCGAGTGGCTGTCGTGGTCGTGGGTCTTCCTTGTCAACGCGCCCCTGTGCCTGCTGGGCATCGTGTGGTCCCTGCGGGTGCTGCCGGTGGAGCGGCGGGCCGAGGGCCGCACGTTCGACCCGCTCGGGGCCTTCCTGCTCTTCGGGGCAACCTCCACGCTCCTTCTGGCGGTACTCGGCGGTGGGCGCTGGGGCTGGACAAGCCCGATGGAGCTCGTGCTCGTCGTCGCATTCCTGCTGCTCGGGGCGGCCTTCGTGGCCACAGAGAGAAGGGTAAGCCAGCCGATGCTGGATCTGGGGCTGCTCCGCATCCGGGCCGTCTGGGCCGGGAACGTGAGCGTGCTCGTCGCCTTCGCGACCCTGTTTACGGCTACCTTTCTTATCCCCTTCTACCTGCAGGACGTGCGCGGCTTCTCGGTGATCGAGACCGGGCTATTCCTCACCCCGCTGCCGCTCGCCACGCTCCTCGTCGCGCCTTTCGGGGGGACGCTCTCCGACCGCGTCGGCTCCCGCATTCTCACGGCCTCAGGGACGGCGTTTATCGGTGGCGGCCTGCTGCTCCTCACCGGAATAGACGCTTCGTCGGGTGCCTTCGGGCTCGTCTGGCGGCTGGCCGTTGCGGGCGTCGGGCTCGGGCTCTTTATCGGGGCGAACCAGAGCCTCGTGCTGGGCGCGGTGCCGTCTGACAGGCTGGGCATGACCTCGGGGATGCTGGCTCAGGTCCGTAACATGGGGCAGGCGTTCGGGGTGGCTCTGGCAGGCGCCGTCGTCGCGGCGAGGCTGTCCTTTCACACCCGTGAACTGGCAGGAACCCTGCCCGACGGGCTCGTGCAGCGAGACGCCTTCGTGCTCGCTATCCACGACGCCTTTTACGTGGGCGCCATAATCTGCATCCTCGGCATCCTGGTGAGCCTGATCTCGGAGCGCCGGAAGACCACGCCCGTGAACGCCGAAGCAGCCCCTCCGGTTCCGGCAAGAAAACCCAAAGACATCGAAAGGACGCAGGCACCGTGA
- a CDS encoding alpha/beta fold hydrolase, with the protein MQSAEAIRERMEMEYREHRVPRGEHFIYAREYEGEGPAIIPMHGFPDNLHLYDRVAPLLFEAGRRVVVFDFLGWGRSDKPGGYPYTANNQARDFDAVIEHLKLESVVPVAHDASGPPAIDWAMWNRDRVAALILLNTYYSPMPTLRVPEVIRLFSTPVARDAARFVVSRMQERFQWVYRWQVRKFFKDEEATEEFVRVFWEQMEAEQSSFPPLFSLTADLRTTIKSRAGATDSLSKFEWPVRIIFGAEDPYLNTGVAKSFHALFPASELFLLPEAGHFPQLDDPGEVARLILSTPLGRAAVPGGRAVETVVEQGQSLRQI; encoded by the coding sequence ATGCAGTCCGCCGAGGCGATCAGAGAGAGGATGGAGATGGAATATAGAGAACACCGGGTGCCGAGGGGCGAGCATTTCATCTACGCGAGGGAGTACGAGGGGGAAGGGCCGGCGATCATCCCCATGCACGGCTTCCCGGACAACCTCCATCTCTACGACCGGGTGGCGCCGCTGCTCTTTGAGGCGGGGCGGAGGGTCGTGGTCTTCGACTTTCTCGGTTGGGGCCGTTCGGACAAGCCCGGAGGGTATCCGTACACGGCCAACAACCAGGCCCGGGATTTCGACGCCGTGATCGAGCACCTGAAACTGGAGAGCGTCGTTCCGGTCGCCCACGACGCCTCGGGGCCGCCGGCCATAGACTGGGCGATGTGGAACCGGGACCGGGTGGCGGCGCTGATCCTGCTGAACACCTATTACTCTCCGATGCCGACCCTGCGGGTGCCAGAGGTAATACGGCTCTTCTCTACCCCTGTAGCGAGGGATGCGGCCCGGTTTGTCGTTTCGAGGATGCAGGAGCGTTTCCAGTGGGTGTACCGCTGGCAGGTCAGGAAGTTCTTCAAGGACGAAGAGGCGACAGAGGAGTTCGTGCGGGTTTTCTGGGAGCAGATGGAAGCCGAGCAGAGTTCCTTTCCCCCGCTGTTCAGCCTCACCGCGGACCTGAGGACGACCATCAAGTCGCGGGCCGGCGCAACGGACAGCCTGAGCAAGTTCGAGTGGCCCGTAAGGATAATCTTCGGCGCGGAAGATCCGTACCTGAACACCGGGGTTGCGAAGAGCTTTCACGCTCTGTTTCCGGCCTCCGAGCTGTTCCTGCTACCCGAAGCCGGGCACTTCCCGCAGCTCGATGATCCCGGAGAAGTAGCGCGTCTGATCCTCTCGACCCCCCTGGGCCGGGCGGCAGTACCCGGCGGTCGCGCGGTCGAGACGGTCGTGGAGCAAGGGCAAAGCCTGAGGCAAATATGA
- a CDS encoding PadR family transcriptional regulator: MKTLEYTILAGLSHRRRSGYDLTRWLELVASHFWPAKHSSIYPALASLERAGLVAHEVVPSEQGPVRKVYSLTGAGQEALLSWVEGSAEDPQIRDEQLVKTLCYGFLSRDQALRLLREARGRRASKLAHFEELQRRLDSGLDPEGRADPITGHAYLGTLLVLRKGIRTQKSYIEWCDEAADIISAWDDEGCPTGRMPAERH; encoded by the coding sequence ATGAAGACGCTTGAATACACGATCCTGGCGGGTCTCTCGCACCGCCGGAGGAGTGGCTACGATCTGACCAGGTGGCTGGAGCTGGTGGCGAGCCACTTCTGGCCGGCCAAGCACAGCAGTATCTACCCGGCCCTGGCCAGCCTGGAGCGGGCAGGGTTGGTGGCACACGAGGTGGTACCCAGCGAGCAGGGGCCGGTTCGTAAGGTGTACTCGCTTACCGGGGCGGGCCAGGAGGCACTGCTCTCATGGGTCGAAGGGTCCGCAGAGGACCCCCAGATCCGGGATGAGCAGCTCGTCAAGACGCTCTGCTACGGCTTCCTGTCCAGAGACCAGGCGTTGCGGCTGCTGCGAGAGGCGCGGGGACGGCGCGCTTCAAAGCTCGCGCACTTCGAGGAACTCCAGCGCAGGCTCGACAGCGGGCTCGATCCGGAGGGCAGGGCGGACCCGATAACTGGTCACGCTTACCTGGGAACGCTGCTGGTGCTCAGGAAAGGCATTCGTACCCAGAAAAGCTACATCGAGTGGTGCGACGAGGCCGCAGACATCATCTCCGCCTGGGACGACGAGGGGTGCCCTACAGGTCGAATGCCTGCCGAACGGCACTAG
- a CDS encoding site-specific integrase, whose product MSEEESRGTEEFSGGELITDYARRAEIEPVDPAGRTLPANLQETIRVARGYAEAARAPNTLRAYASDVGDFSTYCRVELGGATPLPAVPETVVLYIADMASERDLKASTIQRRLASISAWHKSAGFASPTEERMVRETMKGIRRKKGSRRKQAAPLTVGVLKRVVGVVRDHEPGTGRITPAALRDRALLLLGFAGSFRREELSALLVSDLEFFEGRGLVVLVRRSKTDPAGEGEAVGIPYGNHEETCPVTAVERWVSFSGKGGEEPLFCRIDRHSNLKAGGLSGDGINDLVKRRVAEAGLDPSRYSGHSLRAGLPTSASEAKVGIEAWMPHTRHRSVAVAMRYARRGTLFINNPAAQVGL is encoded by the coding sequence ATGAGCGAGGAAGAGAGTCGGGGAACCGAGGAGTTTTCCGGGGGTGAGTTGATCACGGATTACGCACGGAGGGCGGAGATCGAGCCCGTGGATCCGGCTGGGCGCACGCTGCCGGCCAACCTCCAGGAGACCATCCGGGTGGCGCGGGGGTACGCGGAGGCCGCTCGGGCGCCGAACACCCTGAGGGCGTACGCCTCAGATGTCGGGGACTTCTCGACCTACTGCCGGGTCGAGCTCGGCGGCGCCACGCCGCTGCCGGCGGTCCCCGAGACGGTTGTTCTGTACATCGCGGATATGGCGAGCGAGCGGGATCTGAAAGCCTCGACCATCCAGAGGAGGCTGGCCTCGATCTCGGCCTGGCACAAGAGTGCGGGCTTTGCATCGCCGACGGAGGAACGGATGGTCAGGGAGACTATGAAGGGCATCCGGCGCAAGAAAGGCTCACGCCGGAAGCAGGCGGCTCCCCTGACCGTTGGGGTCCTCAAAAGGGTTGTCGGGGTGGTCCGCGATCACGAGCCCGGGACGGGAAGGATCACACCGGCCGCCCTCCGGGACCGTGCCCTGCTGCTGCTCGGGTTCGCCGGGTCTTTCAGGCGCGAGGAGCTCTCGGCTCTGCTGGTCTCGGACCTGGAGTTCTTTGAGGGCCGGGGTCTGGTCGTGCTTGTCAGGCGTTCAAAGACCGACCCCGCCGGAGAGGGCGAGGCGGTCGGCATCCCCTACGGCAACCACGAGGAGACGTGCCCGGTCACGGCCGTTGAGAGATGGGTCTCCTTCTCGGGGAAAGGCGGTGAGGAGCCGCTGTTCTGCCGGATAGACCGCCACAGCAACCTGAAGGCGGGCGGCCTGTCCGGCGACGGGATAAACGACCTGGTCAAGCGCAGAGTAGCGGAAGCGGGCCTTGACCCTTCTCGTTACTCCGGGCACTCCCTGAGGGCCGGGCTACCTACCAGCGCCTCGGAGGCGAAGGTCGGGATAGAGGCCTGGATGCCTCACACCCGTCACAGGTCGGTGGCGGTAGCGATGCGCTACGCCAGACGAGGGACGCTCTTCATCAACAACCCGGCCGCCCAGGTGGGGCTATAG
- a CDS encoding MFS transporter — translation MLAFALAAYYSRTVSESEIFEKSEVSDAPLRRLFSGENLKNIFQVFVIMSGFWLSLQAIAAVLPGVLGREESGLSYTEVTLALVISYVVVAGVYLPAGMLSQRVGRRPFLIASGLAMASLATFFYYLLIRLAPENFLVVLLLTTLIVVIGILPWALTPAYVNERFRTDVRASGYGISYSIAVILPSFYAYYQAGLSAFIPFEYTTLVLLVAGALLISAGAALGPETKNVEMGDK, via the coding sequence TTGCTCGCCTTCGCCCTTGCCGCCTACTACAGCCGTACCGTCAGCGAGTCGGAGATATTCGAGAAATCGGAGGTCAGCGATGCTCCGCTGAGAAGGCTTTTCTCCGGTGAGAACCTGAAGAACATCTTTCAGGTCTTTGTGATAATGAGCGGTTTCTGGCTGTCGCTGCAGGCGATCGCGGCGGTGCTGCCGGGCGTGCTCGGCAGGGAAGAGAGCGGGCTTTCCTATACGGAGGTAACGCTCGCGCTGGTGATCTCCTACGTCGTCGTCGCGGGGGTGTACCTTCCGGCGGGCATGCTCAGCCAGAGAGTAGGGCGCCGTCCGTTCCTGATAGCAAGCGGCCTTGCTATGGCATCCCTTGCAACCTTTTTCTACTACCTGCTCATAAGGCTCGCACCGGAGAACTTCCTTGTAGTTCTGCTCCTCACGACCCTGATCGTGGTCATCGGCATCCTACCCTGGGCCCTGACGCCCGCCTACGTCAACGAACGCTTCCGCACGGACGTGCGGGCTTCGGGCTACGGGATCAGCTACAGCATCGCGGTTATCCTTCCGTCGTTCTACGCTTACTACCAGGCGGGACTGTCCGCGTTTATTCCCTTCGAGTACACGACGCTCGTGCTGCTGGTGGCGGGCGCGCTCCTGATCTCCGCCGGAGCGGCTCTGGGGCCGGAAACCAAAAACGTCGAGATGGGGGATAAGTAG
- a CDS encoding MFS transporter — translation MTAAADGRMGEDPRVRPAIRGAFLGFFVDLFDIYLPIVVLAPAIIYFVSPELGETGTALVGGSIFAATLVGRPLGALIFGHFADTAGRKKTAVVAMNGAGVATLLIALLPGYQQWGIASVAIFIALRLVAGVFLGGEYTAANPLAMEYSPPRKTRALQRGHRRRVPAGLRFDLPDDPCPAAVATLRRP, via the coding sequence GTGACAGCTGCAGCCGACGGACGGATGGGGGAGGACCCCCGGGTAAGGCCCGCGATACGGGGGGCGTTTCTGGGCTTCTTCGTCGACCTGTTCGACATCTACCTGCCCATCGTGGTCCTTGCCCCCGCCATAATCTATTTCGTCTCGCCGGAGCTCGGTGAGACCGGGACCGCGCTCGTGGGGGGTTCCATCTTCGCTGCAACGCTTGTCGGCCGGCCGCTCGGGGCTTTGATCTTCGGCCACTTCGCCGACACTGCAGGCCGGAAGAAAACCGCCGTCGTCGCCATGAACGGCGCCGGGGTGGCGACGCTCCTGATCGCCTTACTGCCCGGCTACCAGCAGTGGGGTATAGCATCGGTGGCCATTTTCATCGCCCTGCGCCTTGTAGCCGGGGTCTTTCTCGGCGGCGAATACACCGCCGCGAACCCGCTTGCGATGGAGTACTCCCCCCCGCGAAAAACGAGGGCTCTACAGCGCGGTCATAGACGCCGGGTTCCCGCTGGCCTACGCTTCGATCTCCCTGATGACCCTTGTCCTGCTGCTGTTGCTACCCTCCGACGGCCTTGA